One segment of Agromyces albus DNA contains the following:
- a CDS encoding SIMPL domain-containing protein: MPTTIAVRGNAEERIDPELGAVSLSVGASGAEREHTLAGTTEAHERLIGDVLELEASGALDTWSAGQLRVWSHRPWNAEGKQLPVVHAASAELEVVFSDLERLGEWVSEISLRSSVTVGGIEWKLTDATRRTIEEEAQRAAVADAVAKAAVYAAALGLGSPTPIELADTGLLTIQQLPPGVGVERMFAMRGAADAAGGASPAQFTPAKLVIAASVDARFAAEPE; the protein is encoded by the coding sequence ATGCCGACCACGATCGCCGTCAGGGGCAACGCCGAAGAGCGCATCGATCCCGAGCTCGGGGCCGTCTCCCTCTCGGTCGGTGCGTCAGGTGCCGAACGCGAGCACACCCTCGCTGGTACGACCGAGGCGCATGAGCGCCTCATCGGCGACGTGCTGGAGCTCGAGGCATCCGGAGCGCTCGACACCTGGTCGGCCGGTCAGCTTCGCGTGTGGTCGCACCGACCGTGGAACGCCGAGGGCAAGCAACTGCCAGTCGTGCACGCGGCGAGCGCTGAACTCGAGGTGGTGTTCAGCGATCTCGAGCGCCTCGGCGAGTGGGTGAGCGAGATCTCGCTTCGCAGTTCGGTCACGGTCGGCGGCATCGAGTGGAAGCTCACGGATGCCACCCGCCGCACCATCGAGGAGGAGGCCCAGCGTGCCGCGGTCGCCGATGCAGTCGCGAAGGCCGCCGTCTACGCCGCCGCACTCGGACTCGGCTCCCCCACGCCGATCGAGCTCGCCGACACCGGACTCCTCACCATCCAGCAGCTCCCACCCGGCGTCGGTGTGGAACGCATGTTCGCGATGCGGGGCGCCGCGGATGCTGCGGGTGGCGCGTCACCCGCGCAGTTCACGCCCGCGAAGCTCGTGATCGCCGCGTCGGTCGATGCCCGCTTCGCGGCCGAGCCCGAGTGA
- a CDS encoding energy-coupling factor ABC transporter ATP-binding protein yields MSVIEFSGVEHSYGERPVLRGVDLVLGEGRIGIVGANGSGKSTLARMINGLVTPDRGTVTVDGLDVARQGREVRRRVGFVFTNPDNQIVMPTVSEDVAFTLRKSGLSKPVVAERVSSTLERFGLAAHAEHPAHRLSGGQKQLLALASVLVAEPSVVVADEPTTLLDARNARLIGEMLSSLEQQVVVVTHQLELLDGFDRVVVIDDGRIVADDTPDAALGAYRSLIA; encoded by the coding sequence ATGAGCGTGATCGAGTTCAGCGGGGTCGAGCACTCCTACGGCGAGCGGCCGGTGCTGCGCGGCGTCGACCTCGTGCTCGGCGAAGGCCGCATCGGCATCGTGGGCGCCAACGGATCGGGCAAGTCGACGCTCGCCCGCATGATCAACGGCCTCGTCACTCCCGACCGAGGCACGGTCACCGTCGACGGCCTCGACGTCGCGCGGCAGGGACGCGAGGTGCGCCGCCGGGTCGGATTCGTGTTCACCAATCCCGACAACCAGATCGTCATGCCGACGGTCTCGGAAGACGTCGCGTTCACCTTGCGCAAGAGCGGGCTGTCGAAGCCGGTTGTCGCGGAGCGGGTGTCCTCGACGCTCGAGCGTTTCGGGCTCGCCGCCCACGCCGAGCACCCCGCGCATCGCCTCTCGGGCGGGCAGAAGCAACTGCTCGCGCTCGCGTCGGTACTCGTCGCCGAGCCCTCCGTCGTCGTCGCCGACGAACCGACGACCCTGCTCGACGCTCGCAACGCGCGCCTCATCGGCGAGATGCTGAGCTCGCTCGAGCAGCAGGTCGTCGTGGTCACGCACCAGCTCGAGCTCCTCGACGGCTTCGACCGGGTCGTCGTCATCGATGATGGCCGCATCGTCGCCGACGACACTCCGGATGCCGCGCTCGGCGCCTATCGGAGCCTCATCGCATGA
- a CDS encoding tyrosine-protein phosphatase, with translation MEISTRIPVPGTFNFRDVGGLPAVTGTVREGVLFRSDGLHRLGEAGRAVLRELGVGIVIDLRDENEAEYMPDDLKGLEVEVLRLPVFEGSGASQGAGGISLDALYHRIVTQHTSVVVSALREIASAGERAVVVHCTAGKDRTGIVVALALMAVGVDRESVIADYVVTESNLAGEWLEEMVTMVGRFGVPDSPELRTLMGGSPREAIEGVLDTIEREHGSTREYLLASGLQLADLAALEALLIDDLR, from the coding sequence ATGGAGATCTCCACCCGAATTCCGGTTCCCGGCACGTTCAACTTCCGCGACGTCGGTGGGTTGCCGGCGGTCACGGGAACGGTGCGCGAGGGTGTGCTCTTCCGCTCCGACGGGCTGCATCGCCTCGGCGAGGCCGGCCGCGCCGTGCTCCGCGAGCTCGGGGTGGGCATCGTCATCGACCTACGTGACGAGAACGAGGCCGAGTACATGCCCGACGACCTCAAGGGTCTCGAGGTCGAGGTGCTGCGGCTGCCGGTCTTCGAGGGCTCGGGCGCCTCGCAGGGTGCCGGTGGAATCTCGCTTGATGCGCTCTATCACCGCATCGTGACCCAGCACACCTCGGTCGTCGTGAGCGCCTTACGCGAGATCGCGAGTGCGGGGGAGCGCGCGGTGGTGGTGCATTGCACCGCAGGCAAGGATCGCACCGGCATCGTCGTCGCGCTCGCGCTCATGGCGGTGGGCGTCGATCGCGAGTCCGTCATCGCCGACTACGTCGTGACGGAGTCGAACCTGGCCGGCGAGTGGCTCGAAGAGATGGTGACCATGGTCGGCCGGTTCGGAGTGCCCGACAGCCCAGAACTCCGCACGCTCATGGGCGGCAGCCCACGCGAGGCGATCGAAGGGGTGCTCGACACCATCGAGCGCGAGCACGGTTCGACGCGCGAATACCTGCTCGCCTCGGGTCTCCAGCTCGCGGATCTCGCGGCACTCGAGGCGCTGCTCATCGACGACTTGCGTTGA
- a CDS encoding glycosyltransferase, producing MSTKPRNRLVIVNRADPVICGHSVEGRNLAEAALERGFDEVRIVTWPIERLEATGLPLKPLDRMLPYSEGIIVERPEPVGDYKVPDGRYLAGITGRLVELFTDGVPTVCLSLYLSPHTVAVTDAVRAAWSTGLPVNVTTIAEAVGSDVTNVVRSCVDEGHFGAAAHILSSYLAQDHCVAVSEYTRELIIASAAEIDAFHGTRFADQCRERIRISYPAIDTSQYLDLDPDLIDGVLAARGLERDGYVLFLSRLTKAKGVDDLIAGFERTQANERLQLVIAGRGPEAEALRELAAASPLADRIVFLDDVDDAEKPYLMAGCATYVLPSKPRPEFVETFGIALAEKMLAGGGAVITTETGGILEAVGEHAIIVPVDDPNAIAAAIDESLALDPDERLARAARARAFALQFDRGAVFERLFDEAGLLPVRTLA from the coding sequence ATGAGCACCAAACCCCGCAACCGACTCGTCATCGTGAACCGCGCCGATCCCGTGATCTGCGGCCATTCGGTCGAGGGACGAAACCTCGCCGAGGCCGCCCTCGAACGAGGCTTCGATGAGGTGCGCATCGTCACGTGGCCCATCGAGCGACTCGAGGCCACGGGCCTTCCACTGAAGCCGCTCGACCGGATGCTCCCCTATAGCGAGGGCATCATCGTCGAGCGCCCCGAACCGGTCGGCGACTACAAGGTGCCCGACGGACGCTACCTCGCGGGCATCACCGGCCGGCTCGTCGAGCTCTTCACCGACGGGGTGCCCACCGTGTGCCTCTCGCTCTACCTCAGCCCCCACACGGTGGCCGTCACCGACGCCGTGCGCGCGGCGTGGAGCACGGGTCTGCCCGTAAACGTCACGACGATCGCCGAGGCAGTGGGGTCGGATGTCACGAACGTCGTTCGCTCGTGCGTCGACGAGGGGCACTTCGGCGCGGCTGCCCACATCCTCTCGAGCTACCTCGCGCAAGACCACTGTGTCGCGGTCTCGGAGTACACGCGCGAGCTCATCATCGCCTCGGCAGCCGAGATCGACGCCTTCCACGGCACCCGCTTCGCGGACCAGTGCCGCGAGCGCATCCGGATCTCCTACCCCGCGATCGACACCTCGCAATATCTCGACCTCGACCCCGACCTCATCGACGGCGTGCTCGCTGCGCGAGGGCTCGAGCGCGACGGCTACGTGCTCTTCCTCTCGCGCCTTACGAAGGCGAAGGGCGTCGACGACCTCATCGCCGGCTTCGAGCGCACTCAGGCGAATGAGCGCCTGCAGCTCGTGATCGCGGGGCGCGGCCCCGAGGCCGAGGCGCTCCGCGAGCTGGCTGCTGCCTCCCCGCTCGCCGATCGCATCGTCTTCCTCGACGATGTCGACGACGCCGAGAAGCCATATCTCATGGCCGGTTGCGCCACCTACGTGCTGCCGAGCAAGCCTCGCCCCGAGTTCGTCGAGACGTTCGGCATCGCGCTCGCCGAGAAGATGCTCGCGGGCGGCGGCGCGGTCATCACGACCGAGACCGGCGGCATCCTCGAGGCGGTCGGCGAGCACGCGATCATCGTGCCCGTCGACGACCCCAACGCCATCGCCGCGGCGATCGACGAGTCCCTCGCGCTCGACCCCGACGAACGGCTCGCTCGTGCTGCCCGGGCCCGCGCCTTCGCCCTGCAGTTCGACCGCGGCGCGGTCTTCGAGCGGCTCTTCGACGAGGCCGGGCTGCTTCCGGTGCGCACGCTCGCCTGA
- a CDS encoding glycoside hydrolase domain-containing protein: MIGRVDPFIGTEVTDLPPQTGVAASWWWPKPQVGNTHPGATYPLGMVSACAYSGAYPTGYGRYDLSTEGVPTTIHDSAVASGFTHFQQSGTGAIRKYYNYFRVSPMIEPLDELGRNWAIVDEVAEPGYYAATLDSGIRAELTVGPKSAVHRYTFPRHRSARIVIDFSLGGLAIPHGETIPLRAKLESVAPGVAQGEIVVEGTPLAVYIECDAKHWRQMLWYDRRLMPGGTRLDFDHIRPTTLRPFGLMWAGPSEPGQSVEVRIGFSLRGVEQARENLRRDCGVGPARFPQRRDRTKKTWRRHLKSITIDTPSADRQTVFSTALYHSLIKPCLAPEESPFWPTEGPFVYDLSTMWDIYRTQLPLLTALLPERAVELGTALLTICEEEGNFPIGYRMARGSDRFSRQGSALAQTFLADLCQLGLPGIDWDWALVHMHTDLRRTYGEDFLLRGVAHPISHTLDIAFGYWCTAKVAARVGDRALADEFTALAAGWVNAFDDTTGLLLDSTFYEGSRYNYSFRLLHDMRNRIGLAGGDDAFVSMLDAFFGFGAEPVQQPGVRPGLEELANGYALGRFEGLNNEPDMEAPWAYQYAGRPDRTADVVHAAVQQQFGTGRGGLPGNDDSGGLSSWYVWASLGLFPVAGQNLFLLNAPSFAEAEIRLGDDTLSIETTGFVEPRPDGPAQYVQSVSLNGDPLERSWLRGDELHRGGRLRVDLGPEPGSWGVRDRPPSASSD; this comes from the coding sequence ATGATCGGGCGGGTCGATCCGTTCATCGGCACCGAGGTCACCGACCTGCCGCCGCAGACCGGCGTCGCGGCGTCATGGTGGTGGCCGAAGCCGCAGGTCGGCAACACGCACCCGGGGGCGACGTATCCGCTGGGCATGGTGTCGGCGTGCGCGTACTCCGGCGCGTACCCGACGGGCTACGGGCGTTACGACCTCAGCACCGAGGGCGTTCCGACGACGATCCACGATTCGGCCGTGGCATCCGGATTCACGCACTTCCAGCAGTCCGGAACCGGCGCGATCCGCAAGTACTACAACTACTTCCGGGTGAGCCCGATGATCGAGCCGCTCGATGAGCTGGGGCGCAACTGGGCGATCGTCGACGAGGTCGCGGAGCCCGGGTACTACGCAGCGACGCTCGACTCCGGCATCCGCGCAGAACTCACCGTGGGCCCGAAGAGCGCCGTGCACCGCTACACGTTCCCCCGTCATCGCAGTGCGCGCATCGTCATCGACTTCTCGCTCGGCGGGCTCGCCATCCCGCACGGCGAGACCATCCCCTTGCGGGCGAAGCTCGAATCCGTGGCGCCCGGCGTCGCGCAGGGCGAGATCGTCGTCGAGGGCACGCCGCTCGCGGTCTACATCGAATGCGACGCCAAGCATTGGCGGCAGATGCTCTGGTACGACCGGCGACTCATGCCCGGTGGCACTCGGCTCGACTTCGATCACATCCGGCCCACCACCCTGCGGCCGTTCGGCCTGATGTGGGCGGGCCCGAGCGAGCCGGGCCAGAGCGTCGAGGTGCGCATCGGATTCTCGCTCAGGGGCGTCGAGCAGGCTCGCGAGAACCTCCGGCGCGACTGCGGCGTCGGCCCGGCGCGCTTCCCGCAGCGTCGCGACCGCACGAAGAAGACCTGGCGACGGCACTTGAAGTCGATCACGATCGACACACCGTCGGCCGATCGGCAGACGGTGTTCTCGACCGCGTTGTACCACTCGCTCATCAAGCCGTGCCTCGCGCCCGAGGAGAGCCCGTTCTGGCCGACCGAGGGGCCATTTGTCTACGACCTGAGCACGATGTGGGATATCTACCGCACCCAGCTGCCGCTTCTCACCGCCCTCCTGCCCGAGCGGGCGGTCGAGCTCGGCACGGCGCTCCTCACGATCTGCGAGGAGGAGGGAAACTTCCCGATCGGATACCGGATGGCGCGTGGCAGCGATCGCTTCTCGCGGCAGGGCAGCGCACTCGCGCAGACCTTCCTCGCCGACCTCTGCCAGCTCGGTCTTCCGGGCATCGACTGGGACTGGGCACTCGTGCACATGCACACCGACCTGCGCCGCACCTACGGCGAGGACTTCCTCCTTCGCGGCGTCGCGCATCCGATCAGCCACACCCTCGACATCGCCTTCGGCTACTGGTGCACCGCGAAGGTGGCGGCACGCGTGGGCGATCGCGCCCTCGCCGACGAGTTCACAGCCCTCGCTGCAGGGTGGGTGAACGCGTTCGACGACACCACGGGGCTCCTGCTCGACTCGACCTTCTACGAGGGCAGCCGCTACAACTACTCGTTCCGGCTCCTGCACGACATGCGGAACCGTATCGGCCTCGCCGGCGGCGACGACGCCTTTGTGAGCATGCTCGACGCCTTCTTCGGCTTCGGCGCCGAGCCCGTGCAGCAGCCGGGCGTGCGACCCGGCCTCGAGGAACTCGCGAACGGCTACGCCCTCGGCCGTTTCGAGGGCCTCAACAACGAGCCCGACATGGAGGCGCCTTGGGCCTACCAGTACGCCGGCCGCCCCGACCGCACGGCCGACGTCGTGCACGCCGCGGTGCAGCAGCAGTTCGGAACGGGTCGCGGCGGGCTACCGGGCAATGACGACTCCGGCGGGCTCAGCTCGTGGTACGTCTGGGCGTCGCTCGGACTCTTCCCGGTGGCCGGCCAGAACCTGTTCCTCCTGAACGCCCCGTCGTTCGCCGAAGCCGAGATCCGGCTCGGCGACGACACCCTCTCGATCGAGACGACGGGGTTTGTGGAACCACGGCCCGATGGGCCCGCCCAATATGTACAATCGGTGTCGCTCAACGGCGATCCGCTCGAGCGCAGCTGGCTTCGCGGTGACGAATTGCACCGCGGCGGCCGATTACGCGTGGATCTCGGGCCCGAGCCCGGCAGCTGGGGGGTACGTGACCGTCCCCCCTCGGCCTCGTCCGACTGA
- a CDS encoding septum formation family protein — MSTAQRRTLVRVLTAITAVAIAVPLSGCSIVGNLLEGSAPQAERDETTKEIVEEGQADVFTLRVGDCMNEVSEELVSEVPVVPCDQPHDEEVYFDFTLTGDEFPGDDAIQTEADNTCLVEFDRFVGLAYDSSTLDFYAYRPSEESWTQLADRIVSCVIFDPAGQVTGSLAGTAY; from the coding sequence GTGTCCACAGCCCAGCGCCGCACCCTCGTGCGCGTCCTCACCGCCATCACCGCGGTCGCCATCGCTGTGCCGCTCAGCGGCTGCAGCATCGTCGGCAACCTGCTCGAGGGCTCGGCGCCTCAGGCCGAGCGCGACGAGACCACCAAGGAGATCGTCGAGGAGGGCCAGGCCGACGTCTTCACCCTCCGGGTCGGCGATTGCATGAACGAAGTCTCCGAGGAGCTCGTCTCCGAGGTGCCCGTCGTGCCGTGCGACCAGCCCCACGACGAAGAGGTGTACTTCGACTTCACCCTCACGGGCGACGAATTCCCCGGTGACGACGCCATCCAGACCGAGGCCGACAACACCTGCCTCGTCGAGTTCGACCGCTTCGTCGGCCTCGCCTACGACTCGTCGACGCTCGACTTCTACGCGTACCGCCCCTCGGAGGAGAGCTGGACCCAGCTCGCCGACCGCATCGTCTCGTGCGTCATCTTCGACCCGGCCGGCCAGGTCACGGGCTCCCTCGCGGGCACGGCCTACTGA
- a CDS encoding 5'-3' exonuclease — translation MAERLMLLDTASLYFRAFYGVPDSLKAPDGTPVNAVRGLLDIIARLVAEYEPTHLVACWDDDWRPHWRVELIPSYKAHRVAEVVPLGPDVEVTPDPLEAQIPMIRQVLGTLGIPIVGATYHEADDVIGSLATQATIPVDIVTGDRDLFQLVDDARGVRVIYTARGMSKLEVVTDVTVVGKYGVLPSQYVDFSVLRGDASDGLPGVVGIGEKTAASLLQQFVDLDALIAAAEDPTAPLSATIRARMTAAAAYLEVAPTVVEVVRDLDLGEIDGRIRPLDAKAVAEIERLATEWNLGGSAQRALRALGNEVTTE, via the coding sequence GTGGCCGAACGACTGATGCTCCTCGACACCGCTTCGCTGTACTTCCGCGCGTTCTACGGCGTGCCCGATTCGCTCAAGGCTCCCGACGGCACACCTGTCAACGCCGTGCGCGGGCTGCTCGACATCATCGCGCGGCTCGTGGCCGAGTATGAGCCGACGCATCTCGTGGCGTGCTGGGACGACGACTGGCGCCCGCACTGGCGCGTCGAGCTGATCCCGAGCTACAAGGCGCACCGCGTCGCCGAGGTCGTGCCGCTCGGCCCCGACGTCGAGGTGACGCCCGACCCGCTCGAGGCGCAGATCCCGATGATCCGGCAGGTGCTCGGCACGCTCGGCATCCCGATCGTCGGCGCCACCTACCACGAGGCTGATGATGTCATCGGCAGCCTCGCGACTCAGGCCACGATCCCGGTCGATATCGTCACGGGCGACCGCGATCTCTTCCAGCTCGTCGACGACGCGAGGGGCGTGCGCGTCATCTACACAGCGCGCGGCATGAGCAAGCTCGAGGTGGTGACCGACGTCACGGTCGTCGGCAAGTACGGCGTGCTCCCCTCCCAGTACGTCGACTTCTCCGTGCTGCGCGGCGACGCCTCCGACGGGCTGCCCGGCGTCGTCGGCATCGGCGAGAAGACGGCCGCAAGCCTGCTCCAGCAGTTCGTCGACCTCGACGCGCTCATCGCCGCCGCAGAAGATCCCACCGCGCCGCTCTCGGCAACGATCCGGGCGCGGATGACCGCGGCGGCGGCATACCTCGAGGTCGCCCCGACCGTCGTCGAGGTCGTGCGCGACCTCGACCTCGGCGAGATCGACGGGCGCATCCGGCCGCTTGACGCCAAAGCCGTCGCCGAGATCGAACGCCTCGCGACCGAGTGGAACCTCGGCGGCTCGGCGCAGCGGGCATTGCGTGCCCTCGGCAACGAGGTCACGACCGAGTGA
- a CDS encoding LLM class F420-dependent oxidoreductase, protein MEICIFTEPQQGASYDDQLAQASATERLGFDGWFRSDHYLAMDDSDGMPGPTDAWTTLAGLARETRRIRLGTLVSSATFRHPSILAIQVAQVDAMSGGRVELGLGTGWFAEEHAAYGIPFPEKRFGLLEEQLDVVTGLWSTPVGSRFDFSGEHYTLEGSPALPKPVQPRVPIIVGGNGPRRTPAIAARYASEFNIGFRGEGRIAETFDGVRRACEAIDRDPETLRTTVALPTVVATNEADYHRRLKAIDADPDTFADVNVAGTPEAAIEKLLRLKGLGADRVYLQLVDMTDLDHLELIAAEVLPHLN, encoded by the coding sequence TTGGAGATCTGCATCTTCACCGAGCCGCAGCAGGGTGCGAGCTACGACGACCAGCTCGCGCAGGCGAGCGCGACCGAGCGACTCGGATTCGACGGCTGGTTCCGCTCCGACCATTACCTCGCGATGGACGACAGCGACGGGATGCCGGGACCGACGGATGCCTGGACCACCCTCGCCGGCCTCGCCCGTGAGACCCGCCGAATCCGGCTCGGTACCCTCGTCTCCTCGGCGACCTTCCGGCACCCGAGCATCCTCGCGATCCAGGTCGCCCAGGTCGACGCGATGTCGGGCGGTCGGGTCGAGCTCGGCCTCGGCACGGGCTGGTTCGCCGAGGAGCACGCCGCCTACGGCATTCCGTTCCCCGAGAAGCGATTCGGCTTGCTCGAGGAGCAGCTCGACGTCGTGACCGGACTCTGGTCGACGCCCGTCGGCAGCCGATTCGACTTCTCGGGCGAGCACTACACGCTCGAGGGCTCGCCGGCACTGCCGAAGCCCGTGCAGCCGCGCGTGCCCATCATCGTGGGCGGCAACGGACCCCGCCGCACACCCGCCATCGCCGCGCGCTACGCGAGCGAGTTCAATATCGGGTTCCGCGGTGAAGGCCGCATCGCCGAGACCTTCGACGGCGTGCGTCGCGCGTGCGAAGCGATCGATCGCGACCCCGAGACGCTGCGAACGACCGTCGCGTTGCCCACCGTCGTTGCGACGAACGAGGCCGACTACCACCGCCGGCTCAAGGCGATCGACGCCGACCCCGACACGTTCGCAGACGTCAACGTGGCGGGCACGCCCGAGGCGGCGATCGAGAAGCTGCTCCGCCTCAAGGGGCTCGGCGCCGATCGCGTCTACCTGCAACTCGTCGACATGACCGACCTCGATCACCTCGAACTCATCGCGGCGGAAGTGCTCCCGCACCTCAACTGA
- a CDS encoding inositol monophosphatase family protein has translation MTDSLADDLTLALELADLADAVSLARFRAIDLDVQTKPDRTPVTEADLAVERAILDRIAAARPDDGTFGEEFGIEGESNRQWIIDPIDGTSNFLRGVPVWGTLIALAIDGVPVVGVASSPAMKRRWWAATGMGAWTSSSAAELGASESATDAASGAFPDARRLRVSGVEQLADASLSFQSLAQWRDAGYLDQLLALSEQVWRDRAYGDLWAYALLAEGLIDVVSEFDVKPYDLAALIPIVEEAGGRFTSVTGEPGPWHGSSLATNGLLHDAVLTALTTHEN, from the coding sequence GTGACCGACAGCCTCGCCGACGACCTCACCCTCGCCCTCGAACTCGCCGACCTCGCCGATGCGGTCTCGCTCGCCAGATTCCGCGCCATCGATCTCGACGTGCAGACGAAACCCGATCGCACGCCCGTCACCGAAGCCGATCTGGCGGTCGAGCGGGCGATCCTCGATCGCATCGCGGCGGCCCGTCCCGACGACGGCACCTTCGGCGAGGAGTTCGGCATCGAGGGTGAGTCGAACCGCCAGTGGATCATCGACCCGATCGACGGCACCTCGAACTTCCTGCGCGGGGTGCCCGTCTGGGGCACGCTCATCGCTCTCGCGATCGACGGCGTGCCGGTCGTCGGCGTGGCGTCATCGCCGGCCATGAAGCGGCGCTGGTGGGCGGCCACCGGCATGGGCGCGTGGACCAGCTCGTCGGCTGCGGAGCTCGGCGCGAGCGAGTCGGCGACGGATGCGGCATCCGGAGCATTCCCCGATGCCCGCCGTCTGCGCGTGTCGGGCGTCGAGCAGCTCGCCGATGCCTCACTCAGCTTCCAGAGCCTCGCCCAGTGGCGCGACGCCGGCTACCTCGACCAACTGCTTGCCCTTTCGGAACAGGTGTGGCGCGACCGCGCCTACGGCGACCTCTGGGCCTACGCCCTGCTCGCCGAGGGGCTCATCGACGTCGTCAGCGAGTTCGACGTGAAGCCCTACGACCTGGCCGCCCTCATCCCCATCGTCGAGGAGGCCGGCGGCCGCTTCACGTCGGTGACCGGCGAACCTGGCCCTTGGCATGGCAGCTCGCTCGCCACCAACGGCCTGCTGCACGACGCCGTGCTCACCGCCCTCACGACCCACGAGAACTGA
- the smpB gene encoding SsrA-binding protein SmpB gives MPRERGQQVVATNRKARHDYTIEDTYEAGIVLTGTEVKSLREGRASLVDGYAFIDGGEMWLDAVHIPQYTEGTWNNHAPRRKRKLLLHKHEIVKISHRTSQGGYTLVPLSIYFSDGKAKVEIAVAKGKREYDKRQALRERQDKREADRAISSRRNLGD, from the coding sequence GTGCCCAGGGAACGCGGTCAGCAGGTCGTGGCGACCAACCGCAAGGCGCGCCACGATTACACGATCGAGGACACCTACGAAGCTGGCATCGTGCTCACCGGCACCGAGGTGAAGTCGCTGCGCGAGGGCCGCGCGTCACTCGTCGACGGGTACGCGTTCATCGACGGCGGCGAGATGTGGCTCGACGCGGTGCACATCCCGCAATACACCGAAGGCACGTGGAACAACCACGCCCCGAGGCGCAAGCGCAAGCTCCTGCTGCACAAGCACGAGATCGTGAAGATCAGCCACCGCACGAGCCAGGGCGGCTACACGCTCGTGCCGCTCTCGATCTACTTCAGCGACGGCAAGGCCAAGGTCGAGATCGCGGTCGCGAAGGGCAAGCGCGAGTACGACAAGCGGCAGGCGCTGCGAGAGCGCCAAGACAAGCGCGAGGCCGATCGCGCCATCTCGAGCCGCCGCAACCTCGGCGACTGA
- a CDS encoding energy-coupling factor transporter transmembrane component T family protein — MIGLYVPGSTLVHRAPALAKLGVLAVTISVITVLQEPWQLAAAVGGVGVLFLAARIPPHMVWRHVVPILWLLAIAVPVQALFAGWTAALMMGGRVAASVALAALFTLTTTVSSVLDACQRLLRPFRRWIDGDRVGLLLALTIRCVPLTAEIVREVIEARRARGATGSLTALAVPVIVRSLQSAEALGEALVARGLDD, encoded by the coding sequence ATGATCGGCCTCTACGTTCCCGGGAGCACCCTCGTGCATCGTGCACCCGCGCTCGCCAAGCTCGGGGTGCTCGCCGTCACGATCTCCGTGATCACGGTGCTCCAGGAGCCATGGCAGCTCGCCGCAGCCGTGGGCGGCGTCGGCGTGCTCTTCCTCGCTGCGCGCATCCCGCCGCACATGGTGTGGCGGCACGTCGTGCCGATCCTGTGGCTGCTCGCGATCGCGGTGCCCGTGCAGGCCCTGTTCGCCGGGTGGACGGCGGCGCTCATGATGGGAGGTCGCGTCGCGGCATCCGTCGCCCTTGCCGCACTCTTCACCCTCACGACGACCGTCTCCAGCGTGCTCGACGCGTGCCAGCGGCTCCTCCGGCCGTTCCGGCGCTGGATCGACGGCGACCGCGTCGGCCTGCTGCTCGCCCTCACGATCCGCTGCGTGCCGTTGACCGCAGAGATCGTGCGCGAAGTGATCGAGGCGCGGCGTGCGCGAGGAGCGACCGGGTCGCTCACGGCGCTCGCGGTGCCCGTGATCGTGCGATCGCTGCAGTCGGCCGAGGCGCTCGGCGAGGCGCTCGTGGCGCGCGGCCTCGATGACTGA